In Macadamia integrifolia cultivar HAES 741 chromosome 1, SCU_Mint_v3, whole genome shotgun sequence, a single window of DNA contains:
- the LOC122083837 gene encoding protein FERTILITY RESTORER RF2, mitochondrial-like isoform X1 → MSSLTAIVPLTITSKASLGKTDMHGGRIQFAQSALVRPVTRSPCFQSRKPISGFTRMQSTTIICAAALNAKCSAEQTQTVTRQSPTSVITNAPIQGKEKSPELDDGGTGFPPRDDGDGGGGGGGGGGGWKGGFFFFGFLAFLGFLKDQESEGPYREDRRR, encoded by the exons ATGTCTTCATTGACTGCTATTGTGCCGCTCACTATTACATCAAAGGCATCTCTAG GCAAAACAGATATGCATGGTGGAAGAATTCAGTTTGCTCAATCTGCTCTAGTGAGGCCTGTTACACGATCTCCGTGTTTTCAAAGCAGAAAGCCCATCTCAGGTTTTACTCGAATGCAGTCTACCACAATAATATGTGCAGCTGCTTTG AATGCGAAGTGTAGTGCAGAGCAAACCCAGACTGTTACACGCCAGTCACCAACATCAGTAATTACCAATGCTCCCATTCAAG GCAAGGAAAAATCACCTGAGCTTGATGATGGGGGGACTGGATTTCCACCTCGTGATGATGGAGatggtggtggcggtggaggCGGCGGTGGAGGCGGCTGGAAGggaggatttttctttttcggcTTTCTTGCATTTCTGGGCTTCTTGAAGGATCAAGAAAGCGAGGGGCCTTATAGGGAAGACAGGAGAAGATGA
- the LOC122083837 gene encoding uncharacterized protein LOC122083837 isoform X2, translating into MSSLTAIVPLTITSKASLGKTDMHGGRIQFAQSALVRPVTRSPCFQSRKPISGFTRMQSTTIICAAALNAKCSAEQTQTVTRQSPTSVITNAPIQGVFALST; encoded by the exons ATGTCTTCATTGACTGCTATTGTGCCGCTCACTATTACATCAAAGGCATCTCTAG GCAAAACAGATATGCATGGTGGAAGAATTCAGTTTGCTCAATCTGCTCTAGTGAGGCCTGTTACACGATCTCCGTGTTTTCAAAGCAGAAAGCCCATCTCAGGTTTTACTCGAATGCAGTCTACCACAATAATATGTGCAGCTGCTTTG AATGCGAAGTGTAGTGCAGAGCAAACCCAGACTGTTACACGCCAGTCACCAACATCAGTAATTACCAATGCTCCCATTCAAG GTGTCTTTGCTCTCTCTACATAA